The nucleotide sequence AACTGCTTGCCGAACTCGACGTCGTCGTCGCCAGCGTGCACTCGAACCTGCGAGCGGAGAAGAACGCGATGACGCGGCGCATGGTCCGCGCCGTCCAGAATCCGCATGTCGATGTTCTGGGCCATTGCACTGGGCGTCTGGTCGAAGGCGGACGCGGGAAACGCCCCGAATCGAAATTCGACGCCGACCGTGTGTTCAGCGCGTGCCGGGACTTCGGGACTGCTGTCGAAATCAACGCGCGTCCGGAGCGCAGGGACCCACCGAGTCGCCTGATCGATCTCGCCCTCGATATCGGATGTCTTTTCAGTATCGACACTGACGCGCACGCCCCCGGGCAGCTTGACTGGCAGGGGTATGGGTGCGAACGCGCGGCCGAACGAGGCGTCGAACCCAGCCGCGTGATCAACACGTGGCCGCTGCACGAACTCCTCGCATGGACCCGTTGAATTCGCGGAAACACCGTCGAGGCCACAAAATGGGTTAATGCCGGATCGAGGATTTACTCCCACACAGCTCGCAGCCCGTGCTGCGTACCTGTTGCGCGGCAATGATCTGGGGACCATGACCAGCGCCGCGCCCCGGCTTTATCCACATATGTGGAGCTGGGATGCCGCATTTGTCGCAATCGGCCTAGCGCCACTCAGTGTGGAAAGAGCCGTCGTCGAACTCGATACGCTTCTTTCGGCGCAGTGGCGCAACGGCATGATTCCGCACATCGTCTTCGCCAACGGTGTTGACGGCTACTTTCCCGGTCCCGCACGTTGGGGATGCCGGGATCTCGCGGCGAATGCGCCCCTAGGAATGCAGACCTCCGGAATCACCCAGCCGCCTGTTCACGCCATCGCAGTTCAGCGCATCCTCGATCATTCCCGGCGCCACGGCCGCACCACTCGGGCGATCGCTGAAGAGTTCCTCGATCGCCGCTGGCCCGATCTGGTGCGCTGGCACCGCTGGCTTGCTCACGCGCGCGATACATCGGAGAACGGCCGGATCACCCTGTTCCACGGCTGGGAATCGGGCATGGACAACTCGCCCCGATGGGACACCGCATACGCGAACGTCATCGCTGGCGCTGTTCCTGCGTACACGCGTGAAGATCTCGCGCACGTCACGGACGCAGCTCAACGGCCAACGAACCGCGAATATGACCGATACCTGTGGCTACTTGAAGAGATGAAAACGGCCCGATACGAGGACACGGAACTATCCGCGACAATGAGCTTCGCGGTGGAAGACGTCTTCGTAAGCGCGGTGTTCTCGATGGCGTGCGAGATCCTCGCCATCATCGGTGAAGACCATTCCAAGCCACATTCCGATGTGCGAGAACTGCACTATTGGGCTGAGCGATTCCGCAAGGGTGTCATCTCGACGACCGATCAGCGATCCGGCGCCGCGCGTGACTACGACCTGCGTGGTGGCACCTGGATCGCGACTGACACGATCGCGATCTTCGCTCCGCTGATATCTGGAGGGCTTGATCGTGAAGCCGAACGCGCACTGCTTCGCACGTTCGAAGGGCCGAAGTTCTGCGGTCACCCGGATCTCCGGTACGCGGTTCCCCCGTCGACTTCGCCAGTCTCCAAGGA is from Hoyosella subflava DQS3-9A1 and encodes:
- the ggh gene encoding glucosylglycerate hydrolase encodes the protein MPDRGFTPTQLAARAAYLLRGNDLGTMTSAAPRLYPHMWSWDAAFVAIGLAPLSVERAVVELDTLLSAQWRNGMIPHIVFANGVDGYFPGPARWGCRDLAANAPLGMQTSGITQPPVHAIAVQRILDHSRRHGRTTRAIAEEFLDRRWPDLVRWHRWLAHARDTSENGRITLFHGWESGMDNSPRWDTAYANVIAGAVPAYTREDLAHVTDAAQRPTNREYDRYLWLLEEMKTARYEDTELSATMSFAVEDVFVSAVFSMACEILAIIGEDHSKPHSDVRELHYWAERFRKGVISTTDQRSGAARDYDLRGGTWIATDTIAIFAPLISGGLDREAERALLRTFEGPKFCGHPDLRYAVPPSTSPVSKDFRPFEYWRGPIWPVMTWLFSWVFARRGWAERAHLLRSEGLRQASDGSFAEYYEPFTGNPLGSMQQSWTAAAVLDWLG